GTTATTTATGAACAGAGGTTGTAAGAGCTTCCATTGCCTGAATCTGTATCTCAGTCTCAATCCTTGATATAGAGGAAACACACGTTTtgactttctttatattttttctttcgcaGCTAAGATATTCTTTGATGTGTTTGTCATCCGTATTTAAATATTGtagcttaatagattgttatttctttacaaGGTTGTTCCACTTGGTGATGTGGTGTCAATTTCTGTGTATAGAAGATGTTTCTCCGCTGTTCCCGTATTGATTTTTGCATTTGCTTCTAGAGTTTGGGGATTGGTTGACTTGTTTCTACAGTTTTCAGATACGTATCAAGGTATTTCCTGTAATTATCCTTCGTTTGTTGtattgacattttttttcctcttgtgaATAACATGTGCCCCTTTGGTATTATTTTTGTCCCTGATTAGATGTTTATCAATGTCAATAATCGACCCCCCCATATGATTTTGCGTCAATGAAAAATGCTCATCTTTAGCTCAACAAATTATGTAATCAATCTGGTTGTAAATGTTTACAAATTCGAGAATTCTTCCTACACCCTGTCTTTGTAGTTTTATCTATTGCAAGATGGATAAACGCGGtgttgaatataaaaaaatcagttttcctgacaaaaattgaaagcaatGTTTCACCGACGTTCCGTATTCCTTCTCCGTGTTTTCTCATAAAGGTTTAATTCCTTTTATTCCCACTTTAGCTTTAGTTTGGCATATTTTTACCATTGTAAGCATTTATTGTTTGGATATCTATTTACTGTTTTTTTATTAAGGTTGTAGGAAATAATATAAGCCTAGTTTTACGTAATATGCAAGATCAAAGACTTTGAACAGTAAAAAAGTCTGAATCTTTTGGTAAGACCCACTTTAAACTTGAAATGGTATAGAAGGATCTTAATCTGATACAATACGACCATCCACGAAACAACACTAAAATTTTCATGcagagaaaagtaaacaaaattgattggcattttaagaaaataaatattggcGATTTATTAAGTCTTTTTTTAAACCATGGACAAGATATCGGATATCCTTTATGCTGCACAATCAGCCTATCTGTTCTTAacgtataaaacattttttttactttaataaagtaatggaaatgatgatgaaataagttGAATTGTTTATTAACGTAGATCGACGATTTAATCGTATGATCAAGAATATAAATTTTCCGTCAATCCTCTCCGAAGGTATTACTCCGATGTGTTAGAGGCTCGGAAAATCCAATTACTTCACATTTATCTCCATTTAATAAAATCCCAGTTTTCGCAAATTCGGATTTTATCCTCGATAACTCCTCCAAAATCACTTCAAAAGGACCCTAAAAGTGACGTAGTCCAAAAACCAAAAATTGACCAGCGAGGAAGTGGTGCATGCAACATAATCGACACAGACAGCGGATATAAGAGGTCACCCTGTTGGATTCCACACTCTGACCTAATGACTGCCGAAGAACAGTGGGCTGCTTAGCATGGAATATGCAAGAGAAACTATTGAAAATAACTCAGGACAGCGTTCGGCGACTGCCTCAAGCATGTGGTCCCTCCTGACGTCATTAAAAGCGTTCTTGCATCAAgtttgaaaaagaagaaaacattctTTGGCTTGAAAAACAACAACTGGCGAATAGCGTGGGATAGTGCTTTGCAAGCCCCTTTAATACTGACGCCGAATTGATAAGGCAAGAACTCAATTGGGGACAACACATGAGACATTATCTTGGAATCCAGGCGTCTGAATACGTTCCCAACTTCGATCGGGCGTAATTCGCCATCACTCTTGCGAAGGGCCATAAGATTGGCAGAAAAGAGGAGATCCTTTGCTACTGCAGGTAAAGAGCCAGTAATGATCCGAGTACAAAGCCGATTGAACATAATAGAGCACTCCCTGAATCAACTGTCAGAGAGAAAGTGAGGTCCCTCAAATGGATCGACTTAATTCCATAAATCCTACCACTGCTGAAAAGAAGGAtcctttttttgtcaaataaaatcaaaaatttaaataaaataactctgttacaaattaaataaagaaaatttataagcATTTTCGTACAAGTGAATGTCCGAAATTATCATGAGAACTAATTTCCTCCACAAAGACGTCGACTGGAACTTGGGTGACCTTAAGAACAGCCCGACGAAGGTCAGTATCGGCAGAAGTATTATTAGTAATGCCCCGATTCATGTCTTGGGAATAACTAGTTTGTTTAAAAGACAGCAGGGATTGGTCAGTCTTCAATGTGTTCAGAATTCCTTTCCGAGAGGGCAGGTTGACAGTCAGTCGAAAGAACACGTGGTTGTCCACAGACCTCTTCCATAAACTTTTGGCCTGTCTTTGATTCTTCATTCgatatgtttgtgttgtgtatttCCCTTTTTGTCCGAACTTGACAATAAAGTGGAGTCCTCTGTAGGACAGTTTGACAATCTTTAGCCACGTGAATCGGAACATCCTGAGACTGTCCAAATATATCACAATTCCAATGCAGCCCACTCCGAATGTAACTGCCAGTCCGTCGATTACTTCCCCCTCAAAAAATTCGAAACTATAGCGTGGAAGTTTTCTGACAATGTCGAGGAAGTGCACGTCGGCCTCCGTGTTGGTAAGTTGATTCAACATTTTGTGGGCCTCCCGAATTGTGGCCAAGTATTCCATCGAGGGATTATCCATCAGAACGTAATTGATGGCCTTCTTCTGGTAGTCTTCGGTCATTTGGTACTCTCCCAACTCACTCTGAAGACAGTAGGAGGCCAAAAGTATCTGCACTCCGAAAGAACATtcgattttgttttcttcaatgtCTTTCCGGAGTTGGAGACACAGCATGTACTTGGTCAGTTCATTCCCCACTTTGGTGGGGTCAGGGGGATAATACTTGACCCCAAACACCACAATCTCGTCTAAAATATTTGACCATAGCAGACACCTTTGATCGGCTTGTCCATATTTAGCCATTTTCTCTCACTGAATCCCCGAGTAACGTAGAAGGAGAAAAAGTTGAAGTCCGTTATTCTGTGTTGGTCACAGAACATGTTCAACACAGTTTGTGCTAATGTGTTCTTCTAAAAACAATTTTTCAGTACAAATACGTCTTTGTCGATTGTGAACTGCTCTCCAGTCAGATGTATTACTACACAAGGCTTTGAAATGCCACTTAGTTTTTCTGGTCGTCTATTTTTGGgtgttttgttcgtgtttgtgGGCATCATTCGGTAAGAACTGTCGAAAGAAAGGTTGCTCATGTTAAAAGTAGACATTGTATAATAGAGTTTCCTTATTAAAGTTTCCTTCCTTTTTAAGCAATTACTTATCTATTTCAATTGGTTAaccattttagaaatattaataaattatttaatttgatattttataatttaacaaGTTATATTTCTTCGTTGCCAGattattaacaaataaaatattttatacttttttaaaaataaaataaaacttggaAATTCCTATGAATGTTTGGCTCATGAATACAATATGGTTTTTGTGGTGTCAAAAACTCAAAATAATCTTGACATTTAAAATAATGATACCGATACTCCACGTTTATATCACTACATCTGACTAAACAGTCAAAACCTGTGTGCATCTCAACGAATGTGCTTATTTATGCTAATGACGTTATTATTACGGACAAAGCAGTCCTTCCAGCAACATCGGAAATGAAACTAAAAATCCACTTAGAGCAAATAAAGCAGTGGATGGCAGTGAAGTACTTGACTCTGTCAATTGAGAAGTGCATGCTCACTTGAGTATCATTAAGAAGTGCAAAAGAAACTATTCCTATGAATGGTGACCTTGTAAAAAGCCAGTTtctagagaagagaaggaaatagCCATGGACGACTTAGTGAGTAAGGCCTCCTACTGGCCCTTAGCTTTATGTTCGGTATCTCTTTGCAAAAATAAACTTATCTTATGAATTGTATCGACATATTAAAATGTCCATTTTAAGACATGAATGCATTTTAGTTACAAAAATGACAGATATTTATTTCCACTGACAAAACtccatattttaaaaatcgtataaTCTTAGATACCAATTTTGGCTAATTAATAGGAATGTGCTGTTTTTCATACCTTAGGTTTTCTCAAGTAatacaaaaaaacataaattgtacatttgtttatcaaatattgctgaaataaaaataaaatatttagtcatacctctttcccctctcctttttttcttctgtacAGGAATGAGCACTCAAACGCTTCTACCCAAGTGTGTTAAGTAACCATTGTGGTATTTGGTGTTAGTTAATCGCATGtcacataaaataaaatgagctTTAGACTGGTGTTTTAGTTCTAACTCGGTTACGAAATCgtatttccttctcttcttcatttCCACTATCGGCAAACGACCACGATAACATTCTCCTCGGTTACCTTGTTGCGATCAACGGTCAACACTGTCCCACTTTTTCTGTTAAAGAAATTTCTATCTTgcattataagaataataaatttcccCAAAAATAAGTTCAATAATAAACAAGACAAGTCTTATTCATTAGAATTGAAAATGAACTTTCCTAACTCCATAGCTAAAATTTGCCATGTTTTATGACCTTTAAAAAGATATCGTAATTTATAAGTGTTAAAAGTGCAGAGAATAATTTACTCAAAGATAAGAAAATTTGacaaaacaaaattcaatttCTCAAATCTATTCCATGCAAACTGCAACATTTGTAGAAATAATATTCCCCAGTTGATTATCAAATCGTACCAAGTCCATTATGACAAGTCAATACACGAGAGTGCCGAACATAAAATCAATCTTtgtaataatttaatagtttccTGGATACACAATCAGTAGCTCAAATGAGAACAGATCGACACCTCGGATTGCATATTCTCACATTTCTTAAACTCTACGCAGTACTGGCTTGTGTATGACCGTTGCTACTCAATTATAGGTCGACGGGGTCCTCCGAGTTGGCTTCTTTGCTGCGGAATACAAGGTTCCCTTTATCTCGTACTACTgcgtgtatttggacttttacgACCTTCCCTTCTCCTCATACCTCAGTCTGTCTGTTTTCGGAGCCCACACTTTAAAGGTAGCCCTCTCAGTCTTCGCCCTGGGGTCttccctccttgtttttttcgCAATCTCAAAGGTCAGTCTTGGACTTAGATGATTCAGAGAAATTCTAAGTTTCTGATCCCTCAAATAATTTCACACGTGATCACAGATGTGTTTGTCGTGATGCAATACTCCCGTCCAACTTGGATGGTATATATGAGTCGACTTTTCCATTggtcacaagcacacacatcccCGAATCCTATAGTGATTTTTTATGCGTATGTCACTGCAATGCTACTTCTTTCGGTTGAATAGTGTCTCCCTTATCCCCTCAGGCTTATATGTTCTGGGGTCTCTTTGATGGCTACAAGTTTCTGTCCTCAAGAGTAGCCAAAGTTGACGATGCATATCTTCCTTAATTAATCTAATCTAAcactttttaatataatatttgaatatacaataaaaatagttTGAAGAAGACGACAGGATTCCCCTTGCCACGAAGCAAAGACTTGGCAGGAGGTGCCTGGAACCATGTCTTGTAGAAATTTAATTAGAAGTTCTCGGCAAAGTCACCAGTTTATGCCGACTGAAGAATATGGCTAGATGGAATAACAATGTGGAAGGAAGATGCGACTCTGGCAGAGTGCAAAGCGACGTGGACGTTGAAATCTCCAGTTTCAAAAATTGCCTTAAGAAACTCAAATTCCAAATTGGGAATGTATTCAAAGAGAATTCTGAAAGCCAACTCCAAAGGTCCAGCGAAGGATGGTCAAAACGTGTATGCCAACTTTTTATAAACTTGTCACCAAATGTGTTAATACCAAACTTTCCAATTTCGTCGAGGAATTTGGCCTAATTTCAGACAACCAACTTGGAACGAGAAAGCATTGTCAAGGCGCCAAGGAGCAAATAATTGGGAAGGTAAAATTAGGCCGGGTAATATTCCAATGAGATTAATTGCCCTTGTTGCTATTCGTTATGGTAATTAACTCAATGTTTCCTAAACTCCAAATTAGTCAAGAAGATCTCAATATGTTGACACTCCACAagtcattttttctttattgacgATTTGAAAATATGGACTCCACACTGGAGAATGTCAAGAAAAGGATAACCATGTTATCCAAAACAAAGGTGAATGCTGTGAATTTGTTTCGTGGCATCAATGAATATGCATTAttcctttataattattatatcaggCTAATCAATATCGAAGCGCACAAATTTGACGAAATTGACCAACAAATAGGCCGATTGCCTACGACTCTCAAGTCTTTCCTCCAAATATGCAGCTGTCGGCGGAAAAAATCTGAACATTGATCCACTAAAGGACGTTCAAAGAAAATTTGTGCTAAACCGAATCAGCTGTAAATCATTACACTCGGTGATGTTTAGATGTATGGAGGAATCAAATATCGACCTATCTACTTCTTCCCAATGGCTATCAAAAGGGAACAAAGTTTATGGTGCGAAGCATTGTACAGTACGACCCCGGTTTGGGGCAGACCCCATgggtggggcaccctcgggttttggggcacccccgcttttaggggcagtttttgaaaacagtaaatttttcattctattatttattttgatgaCCCGGTTTGGggcacttatttaatttatttaattacaaaatgttagtttatttattaattattaattaatactattatttcaCGTGTTTATTTTGACTTTAGTATGGTTCGTAAAAAGAATTCAAAGattaattatgaaacaaaaattaaaatcgctaaagatataaaacatggtcaattttcagaaagagatcttgctaaaaagtataaaacgagcaaaggtatcttttttaactaattattaattacaggtactatttctcgcattaaacaaaattttgtttattattttgacgCGGGATTAACTGAATCCGATAGAATCAAGGAATCACATGATCCAAATAATGAATTAGATAGAttagtttttgaaacttttctaCGTCTGAGAGATGAATTTTTTCCAATTTCTGGAACTATCTTAAAACTGAttgcaaaaaaattatctaaaaagatAAATTATGAATCATTTAAGGCATCAAATGGATGGCTAGACCGGTTCAAGAAAAGACACGAGTTgctatttaaaactataagtgGAGAAAAGAATTCATCTGACCTTTCTACGGTTTCcaatttttttgctgattatGACAACTGTTTGGAAACTGTaggaagtgaaaatatttttaactgtgaTGAAACAGCTTTATACATAAAGCGAACGCCGTCGAAATCTTTTGTTCAATTTAATGACAAATGCAATGGAATTAAAATGAGCAAAGAGAAAGTTACCCTTCTCCTTTGTTGTAATGCACTTGGTGAAAAGTTAAAACCTCTATTAATTGGAAAATTCAAATCTCCTaggtgtttaaaaaattttaacgcTGAGGATCACGGAGTACTATATGCTGCATCAAAAAATTCGTGGATGACTAGTGATATTTTTGGGAAATGGTTATGGAAAGTAAATCAAGATATGatcaatgaaaagagaaaattgtCTTAATACTGGATAATGCGAGCTGTCACAGAAATACAGAATATtccaatgtttatttactttttcttcccAAAAATACGACCGCTTTAATTCAACCCCTAGATATGGGAATAATAAAATCCTTCAAGTCCCTCTATTTCAATAAACTGATTgattttactcttatatttgaaaaagaacaGCTTTCTGATTTGAATTTGAATAATGTCAATCTTAGACAAGTCATTACAGTTGTCGGGGAGGCATGGAAAATGATGTCAGAGACAACGATAATTAATTGCtggcagaaaataaatgaaaacagatcAAAAATTTCGGATAATGTACAGTTGGACGAAGAATTAATAGATGACGTGATTTCAGATGTTATTTCAATAGATTCGACAGATATTATTGAGGACAAAATTACTTATGATGGATATGAATCTAAAAAATCATCAATTAAAGAAATCATAAACATCGTGAATTCTCTAGAAGATAATATTTTCAGTACATGTCCACAATTTTTGAAAATCTACTACGAATTTAGAAAAAACCTATCAggagaactgaaaaaaaaccaaTTCGGTGagaaaattactgattacttttaatagtattttttgttggatttattaaaatttttaaattttattaagaaaggactatgttagaatttttattaatattaaataattttaatttatagtctaaaatgcaataaaaatctattgaggagaaaataaaagcaaaaaatcttTACCCTCgcattttggggcacccccgcttttTGGGGCACTATGATAAAAATGCTGCCCCAAACCGGGGTCGTACTGTATTGTCTTTTACAAGATAGGAATTTGTTTTTTGCATACACGGGATCACTCTACGTTTATTGCAAAAAAAGCAAGCAGACTGTTGACAATCTAGCCACGCAATGTGGTAGGATGCTAAACAGTGATTATCTCCGAAGGCGGAAATTGAAAGGACAGAATGAGGTGGTTAAGTGTATCCATCTTCAAATGCATAAAATTAAACGAAGCAGGAAATTGAAAGGACATTTGGCTGTGCCAATAATGTCGATCCAAAATGTCGAAATCAGAGTTGACGCGTCAATTATGATTGAAACCAAAGTCCATTTCAATAAACCTAACATTTTTGTGTATgacaagaggaagaaagaaataaattcAATCGAAATGGGGATTATCTCACAAGATCGTTTAAAGCAAGAGTATGCCTCTGCTGCAATCAACTTGTGGAGCTGGCATGCCGCGAGCAATTACTTTGACgcagaaataaaaatgaagggAATTTTGTGACTAACTCTTTTTCCAAGCGAAGAAGAGAAATCGCTGACGATCTGGattcttaatttaatattttaagatGGAATTTACATAATTCAGTCATATATTAATTCAAAAAAACTCATATCAAATGTTACTACGCCCGACAAATGTGATCTCAAACAAAaccaggaaaacaaaaataactagTTAAATAATCAAATTGTGGAAACTATACCATTTCAGGTTTAAAGTGGATCTTACCAATAGCCAAGTGAAACTTagcagaagaaaaatattttggaaatttatcttttagaaatttataggcatttttaatatttttaaacataaactAGCTACATAAGTTTTATAAACGATATCTTTAATTAAAAATAGATTAAAGGTAAGGTTCATAACCCAAAAAAGTGTGATCGTCttcaaattttttataaaaagcaTATTTAAGTTGGCTGTCAAGGTCGCCGAAATAGTCCTTAACAAGTTTAATGCTATCTGTCTTGCTTGTTTGGACTAATATTTTGTTGGTGATTGCTTCAGGAATTCCAAATTGAGCTGACATCTCAGTCAAAGTATCTTCCAATTTATTGAGTGGAACAATTATGTTGTAATCCACGACAGAAAAGGAACACAGTTCACTCATGGGTGTCCAGTGTTCGTCCAATGGCAGATTTTCAAGAGAACTTTTAGCCAAATAAGTGATGAATTGATGAAATGTAATACTTTCTGACtcattgaaatatttgaaaattcttAAAGAATTTTTGTTGTTCAATCGCCAACTCCTTGATTTGGGATTGAGAAACTTGTTCAAATACGCAGACAATATGCGTTCTGCTGGATGACGGACCACAAGCATTTTGATAGAACTGGGAAAAGATGTGGGAAAAGTAATGTTGTGTTTGctgtacatgtttttatatacattggCAGTGCGTGTGTGAAACCACAATGCGCTTTGATTAAAAAGTGATTCTGGTTCAAAATAAAGAGTGGTTTCAAGCAGGTATAGTATATATAACCATTTCACCATTACTGACGACCCCACTTTAGGAAGTTTGCAGTAAACTAGATTGAATTTTTTGCTGTAGTAGTATCGAGGCCAGAAATCCACTGAATGCACCAAATCATAAACAATTTGGTCATTTGAATACATCGATTCATAGACGAGATCCTCACGAACTGAGTACCTGTAACATATCCAAGTCAGTAAAATACAAGCTCCAAATGATACGAGCTTGTTTGAGAGACACCATATCTTTATCATTCAGTCTCAAGAACACCATATtacttttattgctgttgtttggtGTCACACGGTACGATAATTGACAGATGtttataatcagattatataaatatttattcaaatctgATTGACTTTCTAAAACAACCCGAAAGTCCCCTGTTTGTTTAAAACCTTTCAAAAATCCAAGTCCTGACCTAATCTTATTAGTTTAAATAAACAATTCCAGGAAATGATTACACGACTTCCTGCCAGTAAGAAAAATCGTTTATTATAATTATCCATTGCTGTCTAAATTAGTCAACTCAGAATATCCTCTTGGCCAACTCCTCGGCAGAAGCACGTGCGCGGGTGGCGACACTCAACTTGAGCTCACTCAACTCCTTATCGAGGTCAGTCATGAAGAAGACAATAAAGTTAACAATCTCGTTCACATTCATGTCTCGGCAGTGCTGACTGGTGACGAGGAAGGACAGGTCGTAGTCCTACCAATGACCCCCCAATACCCTCTATCGCTTTCTTCCGCAGAATTTGAAACTCCACTGCCCGCAGAGTGTAGAAACGAGCAAACTTGGAGGCCAACACGAATTCGATCTCGTCGGACTAGAAATGTAACGTGTTTGTACTTTTCTGATCTTGAGGCTTATTCGGACAGAGTTAATGGAGGGTTCAATCAGAATCCTCTCCTTATCATTCCGTGAGATTATCAGAGGAGTCATTAGTAGTTCTTTTGAGTTCCTGTCCTCTATTTCTGGCTTGTTGTGTCTCTCCACCACTTGTGAGTCAAAGTTCTGCAGACATAACACAGCCTTCAATGTTAGCCGAACTGCATCATAGTATAACTTCGCTGAGGTTGCCTAGACCTTATATTTTGAGTAAATTTATGGTATTAAAAATGAGTACAAAAAACCATTTGAGCTGATCAGTAATAATTTATCccttaatttgaattaattttttattatattaaaaagaaaaatattcattcataAAGTCATTACGATAAATTATACAATTTCTTATCCTCGAAAAGCAGTTTGGGTCTTTTAAAgcattttaaatgtatattaagattttttttgtttatttttcgagAGATAAACTCCGTTATAAGGAATTTCTTAATCAAGAATTTCGACAgaatttcttaattatttgtaaaaaaatcagACTTTAATTCCGTTGTAGAGTTAACATATACTCGTGCTGGTGTCAAAAAAATCGAGAAAGGTTTGCCGTTCTTTTATGCACAAATTCAAttggagagaaaatgaaattttttcaaATCAAGAATTAAAAGTCTCCGtgtaatttgaaaattttaaaataaattaatgaggAACGTACAGATGATGTTCAAATAATGTAATCAAATAAACgaagaataaattgaaaaaatttaTCCAAAAAGTACATCAAATTTCTGCTATTAAAAATGACGACATATTATATGACGGGATTGTACAATGCCAATCTACTAAGGAACTAGTTTATACAATTAATGTGATAAAAGATGGTATTTTCAGCTTGCTTTAGAAATATTAAGTGTATTTAATAACTTTAAAAAGTTAACGATGAATGAATTAATTTGAAAGTACAAGTTCGGAGAGAAAATAACAAATTTTGATTTCACCTTGATCACAAGCAATTATTATGAAAATGTGAATAAGCCATATAGCTTTTCATTCCGAAATAAACAAAATCCAAAATATCATTCTTGTAGTGAGAGGAATTGAGTTGAGGTATTCCTTTATTACTCCGCCAACAACACTTTCTTCTTCAAAAGTTAAATGActtgaaatttttaaaagaacgagttattttattaagtaaattaataatttttttgaacTTAATGTGCATTTGAACTGACccgtttctattttatatttttttaaataattaatttaattatttctaatttattttaaacaaaaatgaatttatttgaatTTGAAACGGGATGCCTTCTGGTGGTTATTATCTAGTAttatccattttatttatttttatttattaaacattaagACCACAGTTAAGACCGAACTAATTAGCATGTGATCTCGACGCACTTCGACGGAGATCCTCCGGAAAGGTTCAATCCTATGCAAAGTGCATCGTCCtgcgacgacgatgtcccaggggtAGGAGAGCTATTGGTCCTTTTTCGGTGAGCATTAGGTGCCCCCTCGGCGTTTCCAAATCCAGTCGAAATCTccaagtgaatttggtggaccacGTAACGCCTTTCTAAGGCCGATAGGAAGGAGATCCCTTTTGACATACTGTGTCGTGCCAGATGTACTCGTCACCTCACGGGCAAAGGAACTTCGACGAGATTACCCCGACTCCAAATAGCCTCTtctggattcgaacccacgacggCTGAATTCCAGTATCCAGGGCATACTCTTCAGCCAAGAGGGCCATAGGTTTTGATGTTAATAAATTCAACTTAAAAAgccagaaacaaaataaaatgtctaaattatttaaaaattttatagaatTCCAAACAGAAGATTtgaaaaagcaaagcaaaaatatGCTCAAAtcgtgaaagaaaaggaaagcagaaTAGAGGTTTAAATATTAACATTTACATCTattaagaagaggaagaaatggaACCAATCCAGAGAACATGCAATCgcaaaaaagaaggagaaaagggCCGCCGATCACAAGCTTTTTTCACAAAAAACCACCAAGGGTCAGCCATTAATGAAAAACCGAATGAAACTACTTTTAAATAAACTAGAAtccaataaataaaattttcattgtctttttaaaaaatttaatttaaaaatattatagttttaattgattatttttttaaatataattaattgaatTTGTTATCTCCGGTTCTATTCATAATCTACCTGGAGGCAGCCCTAAGACCTCTTCGGAGGAATAAATGCTTTACCAACGTGATGGAAGTAATTTACGCCGACGATATTGATTTCGTCTCCCAAGATCAGGACTCACTGGAAAACTTATTAAAAGTGATCCCTCATTCGTTGAAGGACTGGTCCCTTGTAATAAACCCGGACAAAACGGAAAGAACTACCATATCCCGCCTGGGACGAGAAACGAGGAGAAGTGGAGAACATGCAAGAAAGTTGGATCTCTCCTTGGGGACTCGGAGGACGTTATTCGAAGGAAAGTGCTGGCTGTTGCATCCTTCAAAAAAATGTGGACGATCTGGATGAGGCGCAAGTACATAGGAACCCGCCTTCGAATTCGGCTGTACAACTCCTTTGTCGAACCAATCTTGCTTTACAACGCGGGGACCCGGGGCCTAACCGCTAAAGAAATGGAGCAGCTCAACTTTTTCCACAGAAAACAACTACGACTACTCCTGGGAATTCACTGGCCAAAAAAGATGACCAATAATGAACTCTACAGAATCACCCATACATCCGAGATTGCAAAGAAAGTGACGTCCACGAAGTGGATGCTCTTTGGACATGTCCTAAGAGCCTCGGAAATGACGCCGGCCAATAAGAACATGGAATCCTACTTCTGCTCATTAAATAAAACGGCATATAGGGGCCGACAAAGAACAACATTACCGACTACGCTCGACCATGATCTCACGCCGattggaaggaaactgaaatcgGCCGATGATCTGGACGAACTGAGATGCCTCGCACGTAACAGGGGAGCGTG
Above is a window of Octopus sinensis unplaced genomic scaffold, ASM634580v1 Contig20285, whole genome shotgun sequence DNA encoding:
- the LOC115232284 gene encoding carbohydrate sulfotransferase 12-like, which encodes MLVVRHPAERILSAYLNKFLNPKSRSWRLNNKNSLRIFKYFNESESITFHQFITYLAKSSLENLPLDEHWTPMSELCSFSVVDYNIIVPLNKLEDTLTEMSAQFGIPEAITNKILVQTSKTDSIKLVKDYFGDLDSQLKYAFYKKFEDDHTFLGYEPYL
- the LOC115232283 gene encoding protein 4.1-like, whose product is MAKYGQADQRCLLWSNILDEIVVFGVKYYPPDPTKVGNELTKYMLCLQLRKDIEENKIECSFGVQILLASYCLQSELGEYQMTEDYQKKAINYVLMDNPSMEYLATIREAHKMLNQLTNTEADVHFLDIVRKLPRYSFEFFEGEVIDGLAVTFGVGCIGIVIYLDSLRMFRFTWLKIVKLSYRGLHFIVKFGQKGKYTTQTYRMKNQRQAKSLWKRSVDNHVFFRLTVNLPSRKGILNTLKTDQSLLSFKQTSYSQDMNRGITNNTSADTDLRRAVLKVTQVPVDVFVEEISSHDNFGHSLVRKCL